Proteins encoded within one genomic window of Ranitomeya variabilis isolate aRanVar5 chromosome 4, aRanVar5.hap1, whole genome shotgun sequence:
- the LOC143765025 gene encoding uncharacterized protein LOC143765025, whose product MDMDRDKMAEKILHLTLEIIFQLTGEEYIIVKKTSSERCQDPVSEGWGRPLSPVTGPPPHPLIPEDINDQKTLELIFKMIELLTGEVPIRYQDIAVYFSMEEWEYLAGHKDLYKDVMMEIPQPLTSPDLCSKRTTPERCPHPLPQDYKREDSNVSQGEDLTHIITTETNMRGDEQCKEEIPTYDYPDDFTRLEGQLTPSIFKSDDLEIPQDAIEVNAITSDITSSIHSKVLSSDPLKQVLSSDLLPATKENQSHKISIKKLTAPEAKKPFSRSECGNGFPLEKSVLKHQTIHTAKNRFSCSKCGKVFNQKSDLISHQRTHTVEKPFLCSECGKCFYWKSRLAIHQRIHTGEKPFLCSECGKCFYWKSRLDSHQRVHTGEKPFPCSECGKCFQDKSTLFTHQRTHTGEKPFLCSECGKCFIHKSALFKHQRVHTGEKPFSCSECGKCFRVKSTLFTHQRTHTGEKPFLCSECGKCFTYKSALFKHQGVHTGEKPFSCLECGKCFNRKGHLDSHQRTHTGEKPFSCSECGKCFSEKSKFIKHQITHTGEGEKLFSCSECGKCFHHNSALYKHQRVHTGEKPFSCSECGKCFKRKAHLDSHHRTHTGEKPFSCSECGKCFVEKSNLNKHKRTHTGEKPFSCSECGKCFNHKSSLNNHQRIHTGKKPFSCSECGKCFKRKADLDKHKRSHTV is encoded by the exons atggatatggacagagacaagatggcggagaagatattacacctcaccctagagatcatcTTCcaacttactggagag GAATACAtaatagtgaagaagacctctagcgagcgctgtcaggaccctgtatctgagggatggggaagacccctgagcccagtcacagggcctccacctcaccccctgatacctgaggacatcaatgaccagaagacccTCGAACTCATcttcaagatgattgagctgctaactggagag gttcctataaggtatcAGGATATCGCAGTCTATTTctctatggaggagtgggagtatttagcaggacacaaagatctgtacaaggacgtcatgatggagattccccagcccctcacatcaccag atctatgcagtaagaggacaacaccagagagatgtccccatcctcttccacAGGATTATAAACGAGAAGATTCCAATGTttctcag ggtgaagatctgacccatattattaCTACAGAGACAAATATGAGGGGTGATGaacagtgtaaagaggagattcctacatatgattacccag ATGACTTTACCAGATTAGAGGGACAGCTGAcaccttcaatttttaaatcagatgatcttgagatcccacaggatgcaattgaagtgaatgccattacttcaGATATaacatcatccattcacagcaaagttctatcatctgatcctttgaaacaggtcctgtcttctgatttattACCAGCTACTAAAGAAAATCAAAGTcataaaataagcattaaaaaactaaCTGCTCCAGaagcaaagaagccattttcacGTTCAGAATGTGGAAATGGTTTTCCCCTCGAAAAGTCTGTTCTTAAACATCAAACAATTCACACAGCaaagaatagattttcttgttccaagtgtggaaaagtttttaaccagaaatcagatcttattagtcaccagagaactcacacagtggagaagccatttttatgttcagaatgtgggaaatgtttttactgGAAATCGCGTCTTGCTatccaccagagaattcacacaggagagaagccatttttatgttcagaatgtggaaaatgtttttactGGAAATCgcgtcttgatagccaccagagagttcacacaggggagaagccttttccatgttcagaatgtgggaaatgttttcaagataaatcaacTCTTTTTACTCATcaaagaactcatacaggggagaagccttttttatgttcagaatgtggtaaatgttttatccATAAATCAGCTCTTTTTAAGCAccagagagttcacacaggggagaagccattttcatgttcagaatgtgggaaatgttttcgagTTAAATCAACTCTTTTTACTCATcaaagaactcatacaggggagaagccttttttatgttcagaatgtgggaaatgttttacctataAATCAGCTCTTTTTAAGCACCAGggagttcacacaggggagaagcctttttcatgtttagaatgtgggaaatgttttaacaggaaagggcatcttgatagccaccagagaacacacacaggggagaagcctttttcatgttcagaatgtgggaaatgtttttcagaaaAATCAAAGTTTATCAAACATCagataactcatacaggggagggggagaagctattttcatgttcagaatgtgggaaatgttttcaccaTAATTCAGCTCTTTATAAGCACCAAagagttcacacaggggagaagcctttttcatgttcagaatgtgggaaatgttttaaaaggaaagcgcatcttgatagccaccatagaacacacacaggggagaagcctttttcatgttcagaatgtgggaaatgttttgttgaGAAATCAAATCTTAATAAACataagagaactcacacaggggagaagcctttttcatgttcagaatgtgggaagtgttttaaccaTAAATCGTCTCTTAATaaccaccaaagaattcacacagggaagaagcctttttcatgttcagaatgtgggaaatgttttaaacgcaAAGCGGACCTTGATAAGCACAAGAGAAGCCACACAGTGTAG